Proteins encoded together in one Spodoptera frugiperda isolate SF20-4 chromosome 15, AGI-APGP_CSIRO_Sfru_2.0, whole genome shotgun sequence window:
- the LOC118278581 gene encoding agrin isoform X4, which translates to MKPSMVIVYVIALAIVVGGEIRIRGKVRKRYTAHRRHRAVLPPCNFNETIINDEWSLMEAIGKSKYIFTGKVLNVKKFRSEDKLTKKKSNLYTVYLRRLLKGDMSELRMFVKLEGSGETLSGSTLMVERPRARESCAPAPRPRLSAIFLSDGAYADKGRGPTPRLRILTDPVPLTLYHLDRVNAAVKDLHYQPRPPAPEEACEKTFCRWGAECVSLGDGRAHCACPTTCPTSPAPVCSTAGRTYRNHCYLRKEACERRLNLRVKHEGECDAGDPCTGVTCPAGARCVAAYGQAECRCPRSCQRRKPVCGTDGREYSSVCHLDKHACDNQFNITIKYHGKCDPCSEHECADGGVCQLNEARVPVCRCGPPCDLLVRPGSAVCGSDYKDYPSECALRRESCRTRQQLTIAYRGECASAQHPCDSVKCGSREHCTLDARGVAVCGCGAECEPVVRPVCGSDGRTYDSRCHLDRASCLDNRDVRVAYTGPCGVENPCARASCPWGGACVARGGAAQCACPVCDATLTPVCASDRNTYGSECKMRMHACQEGVPDGELKVLYNGTCQTCSDIVCKGGGDCVVDADSGRPICRCNHNCTEAQESDVVCGSDGQTYPSQCELDSTACREQTDLRLAYKGDCALCEGVQCAFGAHCAAGECVCPTDCTGAAREPVCGSTMQTFPNECELQKAACRLPPPATLHVIFYGDCKDRLAVVPPIAMTTTAMTTTEAEDGSTDVWGATDLDGTANPSACRDIRCDFGASCEIGSDGYPRCSCLFECPHETEYFPVCASDFRLYPSLCAMRKEGCQKQLELRLRPLDLCKGMEVRPCGNNKAMVDPTTGLEIDCGNGPHRQDCPVGSYCHITLTAARCCPKNDSRQFEEKKISHCSETSYGCCSDGSTAASGPNEEGCPITSSTCGCNRLGSVSDRCDEDGQCVCRPGVGGLKCDRCEPGYWGLPRIGSGHTGCIPCGCSAFGSVREDCEQMTGRCVCRTGVQGQKCTVCADHRRRLGPNGCSDPETGGVVSSCAELSCYFGAVCTERTGGALCECAAAPCSDSDTNMLVCGSDGKTYESECHLKLQACRTQEDIVVQAFGPCKLGEVAGTAGPPRPSSPIQFTQQDDGAASKSTRHLLNPDKYYNKYDWTRKETPSDFDSILSGQKFKATTATVGSGAVGALLGDLCADDGDCAALPGAECARDACVCRAGHVPTLHRKACVEQTPQETTEEYSACLSEPCYNLGTCIDLPGSTYTCLCAGPYTGLNCESLAKDGLLATYIETPSFDGTSYIRLKPLKAYHKLNIDIEFKAFSENGVILYNQQKPDGTGDFVSLALVNGYLEFRYNLGNGVLILTSLEKITLNEYHKVSAKRYHRDGILSVDDMEDVVGQSSGHLKALDLNEDAYIGSVPTNFSRVFDNIGTRHSFIGCVKYLRIIRHQVTKKLGRPDSLVVAIENVQECQSNPCMSMPCKNGATCKSIDGSATEYTCSCPIGFQGANCDERLDPCESNPCGYDEGLLCDIGPDGGHVCRCLFGGEIGSNGNTCNNDVTVVQETWSPQFNGTSYIELPPLEGLGKAFRIEIWFLTNRFSGMLLYTGQSNKAKGDFIAINLVNGYLQFRYNLGSGIANITSPVPITKGRWHRARVSRSGRHGSLQLDHHPTQRGHSFPPLTHLELTLPLFIGSLPSYIRPHKMSGVTSSFIGSVQQVFVNGKPLSLYGADTAKCAIVQDEDRLPCATTGVTRYTGPPCGEDLTPCKNNGSCIPLLNEYKCTCRDGYQGRNCEIQINVEMLNERTPVNFDGNNYFSYRSRGSRRNSGSRGIRYEIKFRTYNDSGLLMWRRKIGIRPRDFIGLGLSDGKLQLIYTDTDIKEMNLATHEDWFQNIESKARVDDGRWHTATVRRRKRLAMLQVDDKPPVRGYSQSLLVPSKANPKLWIGGSPSLPLGLPAALYTGLRGCVASVKANGRHIDLSAPIRPTTVVRHCD; encoded by the exons aTTTACATTATCAGCCGAGGCCTCCAGCTCCCGAAG AGGCATGTGAAAAAACATTTTGTCGCTGGGGCGCCGAGTGTGTGTCCCTGGGGGACGGGCGTGCCCACTGTGCTTGCCCCACGACGTGTCCGACATCGCCGGCCCCCGTGTGTTCCACCGCCGGCAGAACGTACCGCAACCATTGCTACTTACGTAAGGAAGCCTGCGAACGACGACTGAACCTCCGCGTCAAGCATGAGGGGGAATGTG ATGCTGGAGACCCATGTACAGGAGTAACCTGTCCAGCAGGTGCCCGATGTGTGGCTGCCTATGGCCAAGCTGAATGTAGATGCCCTCGGAGTTGTCAACGACGCAAGCCTGTGTGTGGGACTGATGGAAGGGAATACTCTTCGGTCTGCCATCTTGACAAGCATGCTTGCGATAACCAATTCAACATTACCATCAAATATCATGGAAAATGCG ATCCGTGTTCGGAACATGAATGTGCTGACGGTGGCGTTTGTCAGTTAAATGAAGCGCGAGTGCCAGTCTGCAGATGTGGTCCGCCATGTGATCTGCTGGTGCGGCCCGGCTCCGCCGTGTGCGGCTCCGACTACAAAGACTACCCGAGCGAGTGCGCCCTGCGCAGAGAATCATGTCGAACTCGTCAGCAACTCACCATAGCATACAGAGGAGAGTGCGCTTCTG CTCAACACCCATGTGACTCGGTCAAGTGCGGGTCTCGCGAACATTGTACACTGGATGCTCGCGGCGTGGCCGTGTGTGGATGCGGCGCGGAATGTGAGCCGGTGGTGCGGCCCGTGTGCGGCTCGGACGGCCGGACCTACGACTCCCGCTGCCACTTGGACCGCGCCTCGTGTCTAGATAATCGAGATGTACGAGTTGCTTACACAGGACCCTGCG GTGTAGAAAATCCGTGCGCCCGCGCCTCATGTCCGTGGGGCGGAGCATGCGTAGCGCGAGGCGGTGCAGCGCAGTGCGCATGCCCGGTGTGTGACGCTACGCTTACTCCTGTGTGTGCTTCCGACCGCAATACTTATGGATCTGAGTGCAAGATGCGCATGCACGCCTGTCAGGAAGGCGTTCCTGACGGAGAATTGAAGGTGCTATACAATGGAACTTGCC AGACATGCTCGGACATCGTGTGCAAAGGCGGCGGGGACTGCGTGGTGGACGCAGACAGCGGCCGGCCCATATGTCGGTGCAACCACAACTGCACCGAGGCACAG GAATCAGACGTGGTATGCGGGAGCGACGGGCAGACGTACCCGTCGCAGTGCGAGCTGGACTCGACAGCGTGTCGGGAACAAACTGATCTGCGGCTCGCCTACAAAGGCGATTGTG CTTTGTGTGAAGGTGTTCAATGCGCATTTGGAGCCCATTGTGCTGCGGGCGAGTGCGTGTGTCCCACGGACTGCACTGGTGCTGCTCGGGAACCAGTCTGTGGTAGCACAATGCAGACTTTTCCAAATGAGTGTGAACTCCAGAAGGCTGCGTGTAGGCTACCTCCACCTGCCACACTACACGTCATATTTTATGGAGACTGCAAAGACAGACTGGCCGTCGTACCTCCTATAGCTATGA CTACGACCGCGATGACCACCACCGAGGCGGAGGATGGTTCCACAGATGTGTGGGGTGCCACTGACTTGGACGGCACGGCCAATCCCTCCGCCTGTCGGGACATTCGCTGTGATTTCGGCGCCAGTTGCGAAATTGGTTCTGATGGCTATCCACGCTGCTCCTGCCTTTTCGAGTGTCCACACGAAACCGAATACTTCCCTGTGTGTGCCTCAGACTTTCGACTTTATCCTAGTCTCTGCGCTATGCGTAAAGAGGGCTGCCAAAAACAACTGGAATTGAGGCTCCGACCATTGGATCTTTGTAAAG GTATGGAAGTAAGACCCTGCGGTAATAATAAAGCAATGGTTGACCCTACCACTGGCCTCGAAATAGACTGTGGTAACGGGCCGCACAGGCAGGATTGCCCCGTTGGCAGCTACTGTCATATCACGCTGACAGCGGCACGGTGCTGCCCCAAAA ACGATTCGAGACAATTTGAGGAAAAGAAGATATCCCACTGTTCGGAGACGTCGTATGGATGTTGTTCGGACGGTTCGACCGCAGCCAGTGGTCCTAATGAGGAAGGGTGTCCAATCACGAGCTCGACTTGCGGTTGTAACCGGCTCGGCTCGGTGTCGGATCGATGCGACGAGGACGGACAGTGTGTTTGTCGGCCCGGTGTGGGCGGCCTCAAGTGCGACCGATGTGAGCCTGGCTACTGGGGACTTCCGAGGATCGGATCGGGCCATACTGGATGTATTC CGTGTGGGTGTTCAGCTTTCGGTTCAGTGAGAGAGGATTGCGAACAAATGACTGGTCGATGTGTTTGCCGAACCGGGGTTCAAGGACAGAAGTGTACCGTGTGTGCCGACCACAGACGCAGATTAGGACCCAACGGGTGTTCCGACC CTGAAACTGGTGGCGTGGTATCGTCATGCGCGGAGCTGTCATGTTACTTCGGCGCGGTATGTACGGAGCGCACTGGAGGCGCGCTGTGCGAGTGCGCTGCGGCTCCCTGCTCCGATAGCGACACCAACATGCTG GTATGCGGTAGCGATGGCAAAACTTACGAGTCAGAGTGTCACCTCAAATTGCAAGCGTGTCGCACGCAAGAGGATATTGTAGTGCAAGCGTTTGGTCCGTGCAAGTTGGGCGAGGTGGCTGGCACGGCCGGCCCGCCGCGGCCATCGTCACCGATACAGTTCACACAACAGGACGACGGTGCTGCTTCCAAATCTACCAGGCACCTTCTCAACCCAGACAAATACTATAACAAATATGACTGGACTAGAAAAGAGACGCCAAGCGACTTTGATAGCATCCTATCCGGACAAAAATTCAAAG CCACAACGGCAACCGTGGGTTCTGGTGCGGTTGGCGCCCTACTGGGTGACTTGTGTGCCGATGACGGCGACTGCGCCGCCCTCCCGGGCGCGGAGTGCGCGCGCGACGCGTGCGTGTGTCGCGCGGGACACGTGCCAACATTACATAGAAAAGCATGTGTTG AACAAACTCCACAAGAGACCACAGAAGAATATAGCGCTTGTTTATCAGAGCCATGTTACAACCTCGGCACATGTATTGATTTGCCTGGATCCACTTACACGTGCTTGTGTGCCGGTCCTTATACAGGATTGAACTGCGAGTCCCTCGCAAAGGACGGACTTCTGGCCACCTACATAGAGACGCCTTCCTTCGACGGCACTTCTTATATAAGACTAAAACCCTTGAAAGCTTACCACAAGTTGAATATCGATATTGAATTTAAAGCCTTTTCCGAGAACGGCGTCATATTGTACAATCAGCAAAAACCTGACGGCACGGGTGATTTTGTTTCGCTCGCCTTAGTCAACGGATATTTAGAGTTTAG GTATAATCTTGGAAACGGAGTGTTAATACTTACTTCACTAGAGAAGATAACATTAAACGAGTATCACAAGGTGTCTGCGAAGCGATACCATCGAGACGGGATTTTATCAGTCGACGATATGGAAGACGTGGTCGGCCAATCTAGTGGCCATTTAAAAGCACTGGATTTGAATGAAGACGCTTATATCGGGAGCGTGCCGACTAACTTTTCTAG AGTCTTCGATAATATTGGCACTCGGCACAGCTTTATCGGCTGCGTAAAATACTTGAGGATAATACGTCATCAAGTGACAAAGAAATTGGGCCGTCCGGATTCATTAGTCGTTGCTATAGAAAACGTCCAGGAGTGCCAATCCAACCCATGTATGAGTATGCCGTGCAAGAATGGTGCCACGTGTAAATCTATAGACGGGTCGGCGACCGAATATACTTGTAGCTGCCCTATCGGATTTCAAGGAGCCAATTGTGACGAGAGATTAGATCCGTGCGAGTCGAATCCCTGCGGATATGATGAGGGGCTATTGTGTGACATCGGCCCGGACGGCGGACACGTTTGCCGTTGTTTGTTTGGAGGTGAAATTGGCTCCAATGGAAACACTTGCAATAATG ACGTAACCGTGGTACAAGAGACCTGGTCCCCCCAGTTCAATGGGACGAGCTACATTGAATTGCCGCCACTTGAAGGGCTGGGTAAAGCGTTCCGCATTGAAATTTGGTTTTTAACGAACCGATTTTCCGGAATGCTCCTTTATACTGGCCAGTCTAATAAAGCCAAGGGGGATTTTATAGCGATTAACCTGGTTAATGGTTACCTTCAGTTTAGATACAATTTGGGGAGCGGTATTGCTAATATAAC GTCGCCAGTGCCGATAACGAAGGGTCGTTGGCATCGAGCGCGGGTGTCCCGTTCAGGTCGGCATGGGAGTCTCCAGTTGGACCACCATCCCACACAGAGAGGACACTCTTTTCCTCCATTGACACACTTGGAACTAACTCTACCCTTGTTCATTGGATCTCTACC CTCTTACATTCGTCCGCACAAGATGTCAGGCGTGACCAGCAGTTTCATAGGCTCGGTGCAACAGGTCTTTGTGAATGGCAAACCTTTGTCTTTGTATGGGGCTGACACGGCTAAGTGTGCGATAGTGCAGGATGAAGATCGCCTCCCTTGTGCCACTACTGGGGTCACTAGGTACACGGGACCGCCTTGTGGAGAGG ATCTAACGCCATGCAAAAACAATGGTTCCTGTATACCCCTTCTCAATGAGTACAAGTGTACTTGTCGGGATGGGTACCAAGGCAGGAACTGCGAGATACAGATCAATGTTGAAATGCTGAACGAGAGGACACCAGTCAACTTCGATGGAAACAACTACTTCTCCTATAGAAGCAGGGGTAGTCGCAG GAACAGCGGCTCCCGCGGTATTAGATATGAAATAAAGTTCCGAACATACAACGACTCTGGCCTCCTAATGTGGAGAAGGAAAATCGGTATACGGCCTCGAGACTTCATCGGTCTAGGTTTGAGTGACGGGAAACTGCAGCTTATATACACAGACACAGATATCAAGGAGATGAACTTGGCGACACACGAGGACTGGTTCCAAAATATAGAGTCCAAAGCCAGGGTCGACGACGGCCGgtggcacaccgccaccgttcgCAGAAGAAAGAGGTTAGCCATGCTACAAGTTGACGACAAACCGCCTGTTAGAGGGTACTCACAGTCACTATTGGTGCCCTCGAAAGCAAACCCCAAGCTGTGGATTG GGGGTTCTCCGTCGCTGCCCCTGGGTTTGCCCGCCGCTCTGTACACGGGCCTCCGCGGCTGTGTCGCCAGTGTGAAGGCAAACGGACGGCATATTGATCTCAGCGCACCCATACGACCTACGACCGTGGTACGACATTGCGACTGA
- the LOC118278581 gene encoding agrin isoform X5 gives MLKQILIIVFVLILITKADFIVKGQVKKRNTVIKINDNSPPRCFNNNSVFRNNDTLKRIVFESKYIFTGKISSEQKRKRGKLKRSIFKVFVRRILKGDVGALSEILNFETRTFNSSNRAYLLAESHSAKRGCVGNSQGWAALLFSGEEFTSPLKLLVDPVPSNLDIVRRVKAIIKDLHYQPRPPAPEEACEKTFCRWGAECVSLGDGRAHCACPTTCPTSPAPVCSTAGRTYRNHCYLRKEACERRLNLRVKHEGECDAGDPCTGVTCPAGARCVAAYGQAECRCPRSCQRRKPVCGTDGREYSSVCHLDKHACDNQFNITIKYHGKCDPCSEHECADGGVCQLNEARVPVCRCGPPCDLLVRPGSAVCGSDYKDYPSECALRRESCRTRQQLTIAYRGECASAQHPCDSVKCGSREHCTLDARGVAVCGCGAECEPVVRPVCGSDGRTYDSRCHLDRASCLDNRDVRVAYTGPCGVENPCARASCPWGGACVARGGAAQCACPVCDATLTPVCASDRNTYGSECKMRMHACQEGVPDGELKVLYNGTCQTCSDIVCKGGGDCVVDADSGRPICRCNHNCTEAQESDVVCGSDGQTYPSQCELDSTACREQTDLRLAYKGDCALCEGVQCAFGAHCAAGECVCPTDCTGAAREPVCGSTMQTFPNECELQKAACRLPPPATLHVIFYGDCKDRLAVVPPIAMTTTAMTTTEAEDGSTDVWGATDLDGTANPSACRDIRCDFGASCEIGSDGYPRCSCLFECPHETEYFPVCASDFRLYPSLCAMRKEGCQKQLELRLRPLDLCKGMEVRPCGNNKAMVDPTTGLEIDCGNGPHRQDCPVGSYCHITLTAARCCPKNDSRQFEEKKISHCSETSYGCCSDGSTAASGPNEEGCPITSSTCGCNRLGSVSDRCDEDGQCVCRPGVGGLKCDRCEPGYWGLPRIGSGHTGCIPCGCSAFGSVREDCEQMTGRCVCRTGVQGQKCTVCADHRRRLGPNGCSDPETGGVVSSCAELSCYFGAVCTERTGGALCECAAAPCSDSDTNMLVCGSDGKTYESECHLKLQACRTQEDIVVQAFGPCKLGEVAGTAGPPRPSSPIQFTQQDDGAASKSTRHLLNPDKYYNKYDWTRKETPSDFDSILSGQKFKATTATVGSGAVGALLGDLCADDGDCAALPGAECARDACVCRAGHVPTLHRKACVEQTPQETTEEYSACLSEPCYNLGTCIDLPGSTYTCLCAGPYTGLNCESLAKDGLLATYIETPSFDGTSYIRLKPLKAYHKLNIDIEFKAFSENGVILYNQQKPDGTGDFVSLALVNGYLEFRYNLGNGVLILTSLEKITLNEYHKVSAKRYHRDGILSVDDMEDVVGQSSGHLKALDLNEDAYIGSVPTNFSRVFDNIGTRHSFIGCVKYLRIIRHQVTKKLGRPDSLVVAIENVQECQSNPCMSMPCKNGATCKSIDGSATEYTCSCPIGFQGANCDERLDPCESNPCGYDEGLLCDIGPDGGHVCRCLFGGEIGSNGNTCNNDVTVVQETWSPQFNGTSYIELPPLEGLGKAFRIEIWFLTNRFSGMLLYTGQSNKAKGDFIAINLVNGYLQFRYNLGSGIANITSPVPITKGRWHRARVSRSGRHGSLQLDHHPTQRGHSFPPLTHLELTLPLFIGSLPSYIRPHKMSGVTSSFIGSVQQVFVNGKPLSLYGADTAKCAIVQDEDRLPCATTGVTRYTGPPCGEDLTPCKNNGSCIPLLNEYKCTCRDGYQGRNCEIQINVEMLNERTPVNFDGNNYFSYRSRGSRRNSGSRGIRYEIKFRTYNDSGLLMWRRKIGIRPRDFIGLGLSDGKLQLIYTDTDIKEMNLATHEDWFQNIESKARVDDGRWHTATVRRRKRLAMLQVDDKPPVRGYSQSLLVPSKANPKLWIGGSPSLPLGLPAALYTGLRGCVASVKANGRHIDLSAPIRPTTVVRHCD, from the exons aTTTACATTATCAGCCGAGGCCTCCAGCTCCCGAAG AGGCATGTGAAAAAACATTTTGTCGCTGGGGCGCCGAGTGTGTGTCCCTGGGGGACGGGCGTGCCCACTGTGCTTGCCCCACGACGTGTCCGACATCGCCGGCCCCCGTGTGTTCCACCGCCGGCAGAACGTACCGCAACCATTGCTACTTACGTAAGGAAGCCTGCGAACGACGACTGAACCTCCGCGTCAAGCATGAGGGGGAATGTG ATGCTGGAGACCCATGTACAGGAGTAACCTGTCCAGCAGGTGCCCGATGTGTGGCTGCCTATGGCCAAGCTGAATGTAGATGCCCTCGGAGTTGTCAACGACGCAAGCCTGTGTGTGGGACTGATGGAAGGGAATACTCTTCGGTCTGCCATCTTGACAAGCATGCTTGCGATAACCAATTCAACATTACCATCAAATATCATGGAAAATGCG ATCCGTGTTCGGAACATGAATGTGCTGACGGTGGCGTTTGTCAGTTAAATGAAGCGCGAGTGCCAGTCTGCAGATGTGGTCCGCCATGTGATCTGCTGGTGCGGCCCGGCTCCGCCGTGTGCGGCTCCGACTACAAAGACTACCCGAGCGAGTGCGCCCTGCGCAGAGAATCATGTCGAACTCGTCAGCAACTCACCATAGCATACAGAGGAGAGTGCGCTTCTG CTCAACACCCATGTGACTCGGTCAAGTGCGGGTCTCGCGAACATTGTACACTGGATGCTCGCGGCGTGGCCGTGTGTGGATGCGGCGCGGAATGTGAGCCGGTGGTGCGGCCCGTGTGCGGCTCGGACGGCCGGACCTACGACTCCCGCTGCCACTTGGACCGCGCCTCGTGTCTAGATAATCGAGATGTACGAGTTGCTTACACAGGACCCTGCG GTGTAGAAAATCCGTGCGCCCGCGCCTCATGTCCGTGGGGCGGAGCATGCGTAGCGCGAGGCGGTGCAGCGCAGTGCGCATGCCCGGTGTGTGACGCTACGCTTACTCCTGTGTGTGCTTCCGACCGCAATACTTATGGATCTGAGTGCAAGATGCGCATGCACGCCTGTCAGGAAGGCGTTCCTGACGGAGAATTGAAGGTGCTATACAATGGAACTTGCC AGACATGCTCGGACATCGTGTGCAAAGGCGGCGGGGACTGCGTGGTGGACGCAGACAGCGGCCGGCCCATATGTCGGTGCAACCACAACTGCACCGAGGCACAG GAATCAGACGTGGTATGCGGGAGCGACGGGCAGACGTACCCGTCGCAGTGCGAGCTGGACTCGACAGCGTGTCGGGAACAAACTGATCTGCGGCTCGCCTACAAAGGCGATTGTG CTTTGTGTGAAGGTGTTCAATGCGCATTTGGAGCCCATTGTGCTGCGGGCGAGTGCGTGTGTCCCACGGACTGCACTGGTGCTGCTCGGGAACCAGTCTGTGGTAGCACAATGCAGACTTTTCCAAATGAGTGTGAACTCCAGAAGGCTGCGTGTAGGCTACCTCCACCTGCCACACTACACGTCATATTTTATGGAGACTGCAAAGACAGACTGGCCGTCGTACCTCCTATAGCTATGA CTACGACCGCGATGACCACCACCGAGGCGGAGGATGGTTCCACAGATGTGTGGGGTGCCACTGACTTGGACGGCACGGCCAATCCCTCCGCCTGTCGGGACATTCGCTGTGATTTCGGCGCCAGTTGCGAAATTGGTTCTGATGGCTATCCACGCTGCTCCTGCCTTTTCGAGTGTCCACACGAAACCGAATACTTCCCTGTGTGTGCCTCAGACTTTCGACTTTATCCTAGTCTCTGCGCTATGCGTAAAGAGGGCTGCCAAAAACAACTGGAATTGAGGCTCCGACCATTGGATCTTTGTAAAG GTATGGAAGTAAGACCCTGCGGTAATAATAAAGCAATGGTTGACCCTACCACTGGCCTCGAAATAGACTGTGGTAACGGGCCGCACAGGCAGGATTGCCCCGTTGGCAGCTACTGTCATATCACGCTGACAGCGGCACGGTGCTGCCCCAAAA ACGATTCGAGACAATTTGAGGAAAAGAAGATATCCCACTGTTCGGAGACGTCGTATGGATGTTGTTCGGACGGTTCGACCGCAGCCAGTGGTCCTAATGAGGAAGGGTGTCCAATCACGAGCTCGACTTGCGGTTGTAACCGGCTCGGCTCGGTGTCGGATCGATGCGACGAGGACGGACAGTGTGTTTGTCGGCCCGGTGTGGGCGGCCTCAAGTGCGACCGATGTGAGCCTGGCTACTGGGGACTTCCGAGGATCGGATCGGGCCATACTGGATGTATTC CGTGTGGGTGTTCAGCTTTCGGTTCAGTGAGAGAGGATTGCGAACAAATGACTGGTCGATGTGTTTGCCGAACCGGGGTTCAAGGACAGAAGTGTACCGTGTGTGCCGACCACAGACGCAGATTAGGACCCAACGGGTGTTCCGACC CTGAAACTGGTGGCGTGGTATCGTCATGCGCGGAGCTGTCATGTTACTTCGGCGCGGTATGTACGGAGCGCACTGGAGGCGCGCTGTGCGAGTGCGCTGCGGCTCCCTGCTCCGATAGCGACACCAACATGCTG GTATGCGGTAGCGATGGCAAAACTTACGAGTCAGAGTGTCACCTCAAATTGCAAGCGTGTCGCACGCAAGAGGATATTGTAGTGCAAGCGTTTGGTCCGTGCAAGTTGGGCGAGGTGGCTGGCACGGCCGGCCCGCCGCGGCCATCGTCACCGATACAGTTCACACAACAGGACGACGGTGCTGCTTCCAAATCTACCAGGCACCTTCTCAACCCAGACAAATACTATAACAAATATGACTGGACTAGAAAAGAGACGCCAAGCGACTTTGATAGCATCCTATCCGGACAAAAATTCAAAG CCACAACGGCAACCGTGGGTTCTGGTGCGGTTGGCGCCCTACTGGGTGACTTGTGTGCCGATGACGGCGACTGCGCCGCCCTCCCGGGCGCGGAGTGCGCGCGCGACGCGTGCGTGTGTCGCGCGGGACACGTGCCAACATTACATAGAAAAGCATGTGTTG AACAAACTCCACAAGAGACCACAGAAGAATATAGCGCTTGTTTATCAGAGCCATGTTACAACCTCGGCACATGTATTGATTTGCCTGGATCCACTTACACGTGCTTGTGTGCCGGTCCTTATACAGGATTGAACTGCGAGTCCCTCGCAAAGGACGGACTTCTGGCCACCTACATAGAGACGCCTTCCTTCGACGGCACTTCTTATATAAGACTAAAACCCTTGAAAGCTTACCACAAGTTGAATATCGATATTGAATTTAAAGCCTTTTCCGAGAACGGCGTCATATTGTACAATCAGCAAAAACCTGACGGCACGGGTGATTTTGTTTCGCTCGCCTTAGTCAACGGATATTTAGAGTTTAG GTATAATCTTGGAAACGGAGTGTTAATACTTACTTCACTAGAGAAGATAACATTAAACGAGTATCACAAGGTGTCTGCGAAGCGATACCATCGAGACGGGATTTTATCAGTCGACGATATGGAAGACGTGGTCGGCCAATCTAGTGGCCATTTAAAAGCACTGGATTTGAATGAAGACGCTTATATCGGGAGCGTGCCGACTAACTTTTCTAG AGTCTTCGATAATATTGGCACTCGGCACAGCTTTATCGGCTGCGTAAAATACTTGAGGATAATACGTCATCAAGTGACAAAGAAATTGGGCCGTCCGGATTCATTAGTCGTTGCTATAGAAAACGTCCAGGAGTGCCAATCCAACCCATGTATGAGTATGCCGTGCAAGAATGGTGCCACGTGTAAATCTATAGACGGGTCGGCGACCGAATATACTTGTAGCTGCCCTATCGGATTTCAAGGAGCCAATTGTGACGAGAGATTAGATCCGTGCGAGTCGAATCCCTGCGGATATGATGAGGGGCTATTGTGTGACATCGGCCCGGACGGCGGACACGTTTGCCGTTGTTTGTTTGGAGGTGAAATTGGCTCCAATGGAAACACTTGCAATAATG ACGTAACCGTGGTACAAGAGACCTGGTCCCCCCAGTTCAATGGGACGAGCTACATTGAATTGCCGCCACTTGAAGGGCTGGGTAAAGCGTTCCGCATTGAAATTTGGTTTTTAACGAACCGATTTTCCGGAATGCTCCTTTATACTGGCCAGTCTAATAAAGCCAAGGGGGATTTTATAGCGATTAACCTGGTTAATGGTTACCTTCAGTTTAGATACAATTTGGGGAGCGGTATTGCTAATATAAC GTCGCCAGTGCCGATAACGAAGGGTCGTTGGCATCGAGCGCGGGTGTCCCGTTCAGGTCGGCATGGGAGTCTCCAGTTGGACCACCATCCCACACAGAGAGGACACTCTTTTCCTCCATTGACACACTTGGAACTAACTCTACCCTTGTTCATTGGATCTCTACC CTCTTACATTCGTCCGCACAAGATGTCAGGCGTGACCAGCAGTTTCATAGGCTCGGTGCAACAGGTCTTTGTGAATGGCAAACCTTTGTCTTTGTATGGGGCTGACACGGCTAAGTGTGCGATAGTGCAGGATGAAGATCGCCTCCCTTGTGCCACTACTGGGGTCACTAGGTACACGGGACCGCCTTGTGGAGAGG ATCTAACGCCATGCAAAAACAATGGTTCCTGTATACCCCTTCTCAATGAGTACAAGTGTACTTGTCGGGATGGGTACCAAGGCAGGAACTGCGAGATACAGATCAATGTTGAAATGCTGAACGAGAGGACACCAGTCAACTTCGATGGAAACAACTACTTCTCCTATAGAAGCAGGGGTAGTCGCAG GAACAGCGGCTCCCGCGGTATTAGATATGAAATAAAGTTCCGAACATACAACGACTCTGGCCTCCTAATGTGGAGAAGGAAAATCGGTATACGGCCTCGAGACTTCATCGGTCTAGGTTTGAGTGACGGGAAACTGCAGCTTATATACACAGACACAGATATCAAGGAGATGAACTTGGCGACACACGAGGACTGGTTCCAAAATATAGAGTCCAAAGCCAGGGTCGACGACGGCCGgtggcacaccgccaccgttcgCAGAAGAAAGAGGTTAGCCATGCTACAAGTTGACGACAAACCGCCTGTTAGAGGGTACTCACAGTCACTATTGGTGCCCTCGAAAGCAAACCCCAAGCTGTGGATTG GGGGTTCTCCGTCGCTGCCCCTGGGTTTGCCCGCCGCTCTGTACACGGGCCTCCGCGGCTGTGTCGCCAGTGTGAAGGCAAACGGACGGCATATTGATCTCAGCGCACCCATACGACCTACGACCGTGGTACGACATTGCGACTGA